The Lytechinus pictus isolate F3 Inbred chromosome 15, Lp3.0, whole genome shotgun sequence genome contains a region encoding:
- the LOC135156801 gene encoding uncharacterized protein LOC135156801 isoform X1, whose amino-acid sequence MAEHIKLALCTYGTWISASAMPPPASDEFFCLFEFESDDSVEIGPFSWILDTDKDVDPESYVDQAVEVMWVSGSKTEKYRATVLAVNRSKDNLIRKRNKMCDGQSMETDKETGRGKRKKKPTRTYMYSSSELETDDEEPQPKETKKSKSKISQCNEMARDLRKQMFGANETKKSNGRTATGSGTSGEIIDLKKQLEKSRRETEDLQVKLTKEKAVREKIQQQLLFLQGVPKFIETFKGFIVDMEEMSRLKADHEEMHCPSGGSSTSSSPARSSPARSSTQSSTQSSPSSARPQVMSSQSSQECHHRKSASLCGTKLATKLSWPNVDLNRKRTKPKKTKPKN is encoded by the exons ATGGCGGAACACATTAAGTTGGCGCTATGCACGTACGGTACGTGGATCTCAGCTTCAGCTATGCCGCCACCAGCTTCAGACGAGTTCTTCTGtctttttgaatttgaaagcGATGACAGCGTCGAAATTGGACCATTTTCTTGGATATTAGACACGGACAAGGATGTGGATCCTGAAAGCTATGTCGATCAAGCTGTTGAAGTTATGTGGGTCAGTGGCAGCAAAACGGAGAAGTATCGAGCAACAGTGTTGGCTGTAAATA GATCCAAGGATAATCTCATCAGAAAAAGGAACAAGATGTGTGACGGGCAATCAATGGAGACTGATAAGGAAACTGGGAgagggaagagaaagaagaaaccaacacgcacatacatgtattcatcttCGGAGTTGGAGACGGATGATGAGGAGCCTCAACCAAAAGAAACAAAG aaatcaaaatcaaaaatttCACAGTGCAATGAGATGGCCAGGGATCTCAGGAAGCAAATGTTTGGTGCCAATGAAACG aaaaaatcaaatggaCGTACGGCAACGGGAAGTGGAACAAGTGGTGAGATAATTGACCTGAAAAAGCAGTTGGAGAAATCAAGGAGAGAGACTGAGGATCTGCAGGTGAAGCTGACTAAGGAGAAGGCAGTTAGGGAAAAGATACAGCAACAGCTGTTGTTTTTGCAAG GAGTGCCTAAATTCATCGAAACCTTTAAAGGGTTCATAGTGGATATGGAGGAGATGTCGAGACTCAAG GCTGATCATGAAGAGATGCACTGTCCATCAGGAGGGTCATCTACATCATCCTCGCCCGCTCGTTCCTCGCCCGCTCGTTCCTCCACCCAGTCCTCCACCCAATCCTCGCCATCATCAGCACGACCACAG GTCATGTCAAGTCAAAGTTCCCAGGAGTGTCATCATCGGAAATCCGCATCGTTATGCGGAACAAAGTTGGCAACGAAATTAAGTTGGCCAAACGTAGATCTCAACCGAAAGAGAACCAAGCCAAAGAAAACCAAGCCAAAGAATTAA
- the LOC135156801 gene encoding uncharacterized protein LOC135156801 isoform X2 yields the protein MCDGQSMETDKETGRGKRKKKPTRTYMYSSSELETDDEEPQPKETKKSKSKISQCNEMARDLRKQMFGANETKKSNGRTATGSGTSGEIIDLKKQLEKSRRETEDLQVKLTKEKAVREKIQQQLLFLQGVPKFIETFKGFIVDMEEMSRLKADHEEMHCPSGGSSTSSSPARSSPARSSTQSSTQSSPSSARPQVMSSQSSQECHHRKSASLCGTKLATKLSWPNVDLNRKRTKPKKTKPKN from the exons ATGTGTGACGGGCAATCAATGGAGACTGATAAGGAAACTGGGAgagggaagagaaagaagaaaccaacacgcacatacatgtattcatcttCGGAGTTGGAGACGGATGATGAGGAGCCTCAACCAAAAGAAACAAAG aaatcaaaatcaaaaatttCACAGTGCAATGAGATGGCCAGGGATCTCAGGAAGCAAATGTTTGGTGCCAATGAAACG aaaaaatcaaatggaCGTACGGCAACGGGAAGTGGAACAAGTGGTGAGATAATTGACCTGAAAAAGCAGTTGGAGAAATCAAGGAGAGAGACTGAGGATCTGCAGGTGAAGCTGACTAAGGAGAAGGCAGTTAGGGAAAAGATACAGCAACAGCTGTTGTTTTTGCAAG GAGTGCCTAAATTCATCGAAACCTTTAAAGGGTTCATAGTGGATATGGAGGAGATGTCGAGACTCAAG GCTGATCATGAAGAGATGCACTGTCCATCAGGAGGGTCATCTACATCATCCTCGCCCGCTCGTTCCTCGCCCGCTCGTTCCTCCACCCAGTCCTCCACCCAATCCTCGCCATCATCAGCACGACCACAG GTCATGTCAAGTCAAAGTTCCCAGGAGTGTCATCATCGGAAATCCGCATCGTTATGCGGAACAAAGTTGGCAACGAAATTAAGTTGGCCAAACGTAGATCTCAACCGAAAGAGAACCAAGCCAAAGAAAACCAAGCCAAAGAATTAA
- the LOC129277926 gene encoding G-protein coupled receptor GRL101-like, translating to MCPLDCSCGESAFFGRYGPDQPQCSDPNWLPFWVNCSSGWNEEYRNNTAPKAIMLNLNHAPIRELHPGSFDGLRNVHTLDIDSAQLKRLPPDVFIGMHRLVKIIASNNSLTYLERGTFRGLHKLRLLYLDLNKISRLDEGCFMDLHSLFFIGLNQNPLGNIRPGTFRELGDSLERLILRNNSITSINSSLFDGIGQKLLRLNVQDNPISVVAPGSFTNLTNVTSLSLMLTPKNPIHLYPGFYDGLESLETVFVYDQRLCCFLPSNAKCALQKPPEPLFTCRMTFLHNSAIKFFTWLLAFVTLFGNTFVLVTRLRSKRTNMVARIQSILIANLAVADLLMGLYLLIIASADAYIGNSYFWKGLAHEWRRSGMCRFAGFLSFLSSESSVFLIVLISVDRFICIVFPFLKHRFTIFTIQVCTGVIWVVAIILSGISVLLTVLDPDAYDLSDVCVGLPLIRKNINLQAEVDKDILNTIGIEVKKVVAGSSASTWQYSVAVFLGINFICFTIILVAYIAIFAKVRFSRAAVGQKGYSSNEIRMALKLSLIVATDFFCWMPIIILGIIVQSDHVVISADVYAWLIALVLPINSAINPYLYTIVDHYVGQDKSSHTSGGSGGSSN from the exons ATGTGCCCGTTGGATTGTTCGTGTGGTGAGTCTGCGTTTTTCGGGAGATATGGTCCTGATCAACCCCAGTGCAGCGATCCCAACTGGCTCCCGTTCTGGGTAAATTGTTCGAGCGGATGGAACGAAGAATACAGAAACAATACTGCTCCCAAAGCGATTATGTT AAATCTGAACCATGCACCGATCAGAGAATTGCATCCGGGTTCTTTTGATGGGCTACGAAATGTACATACACT AGACATCGATTCAGCCCAGCTGAAGAGGTTGCCACCTGATGTGTTTATCGGAATGCATCGACTGGTCAAGAT CATTGCGAGTAACAACAGCCTGACTTATCTTGAACGTGGGACATTCCGAGGACTACACAAGTTGAGATTATT GTACCTagatttgaacaaaatatcGCGGCTCGACGAGGGTTGTTTTATGGATCTTCACAGTCTATTCTTCAT AGGACTGAATCAGAATCCACTTGGCAATATTAGGCCTGGAACTTTCAGAGAGCTCGGAGATTCTTTAGAACGTCT GATTTTACGAAACAATAGTATCACATCAATAAACTCCAGTTTGTTTGATGGAATTGGACAAAAGCTCCTACGTCT AAATGTCCAAGATAATCCCATTTCGGTGGTTGCACCTGGTTCCTTCACCAACCTTACTAATGTGACAAGTTT GTCCTTGATGCTAACACCCAAAAATCCAATACATCTATATCCTGGATTCTATGATGGGCTGGAAAGTCTTGAAACAGT ATTTGTCTATGATCAGCGGTTGTGTTGTTTTCTACCATCAAATGCAAAGTGTGCCCTACAGAAACCTCCAGAGCCTCTCTTCACCTGTAGGATGACATTCCTCCACAATAGTGCCATTAAGTTCTTCACCTGGTTGCTTGCCTTTGTTACTTTGTTTGGCAACACTTTTGTCCTGGTGACCAGACTGCGTTCCAAGCGCACCAACATGGTCGCTAGAATACAGTCGATCCTAATAGCCAACTTGGCCGTTGCTGACCTACTTATGGGACTTTATCTGCTGATCATAGCAAGTGCTGATGCCTACATAGGAAACTCTTACTTCTGGAAAGGTCTGGCTCATGAATGGCGGAGGAGTGGGATGTGTCGTTTTGCAGGTTTCCTTTCATTCTTGAGCAGTGAGAGCTCGGTGTTTCTCATTGTCCTCATCAGTGTTGACCGCTTCATCTGTATCGTGTTCCCCTTCTTGAAGCATCGATTCACCATCTTTACCATTCAAGTCTGTACTGGGGTAATCTGGGTGGTTGCCATAATCCTCAGTGGCATTTCTGTGTTGCTGACCGTTCTTGATCCCGATGCCTATGACCTTAGTGATGTCTGTGTTGGCCTGCCTCTTATCCGAAAAAACATCAACTTGCAGGCGGAAGTTGACAAGGACATACTAAATACCATCGGCATAGAGGTCAAAAAGGTTGTTGCTGGTTCATCCGCTTCAACATGGCAGTATTCCGTGGCCGTCTTCCTTGGAATCAACTTCATTTGCTTCACCATCATCCTGGTGGCTTACATCGCTATCTTTGCCAAGGTGCGCTTCAGCCGTGCTGCCGTAGGACAAAAGGGATATTCTTCCAACGAAATCAGGATGGCCCTGAAGCTCTCCCTCATTGTTGCAACAGATTTCTTCTGCTGGATGCCTATCATCATCCTTGGAATCATTGTCCAGTCTGATCACGTTGTCATATCAGCTGATGTCTATGCCTGGCTCATTGCTCTGGTTCTTCCCATCAACTCAGCCATCAATCCTTACCTCTATACCATTGTTGATCACTACGTTGGCCAAGATAAATCAAGCCATACTTCAG GAGGATCAGGCGGATCTAGTAACTAA